From a region of the Agromyces ramosus genome:
- a CDS encoding CHAP domain-containing protein gives MSQVVAEARAHLGERLAGSPWQDYFAGLSTNWCAMFASWLIRDQNGAKSASSTAVYDYYAARGRVGTTPRAGALIFYSYDGTRYDIYHIGIVESVNGGVAQTIEGNTPGTLPYTQTTVTSYSRPWSSLVLYAYPEYSDVVITEPPLIEGESDKMQVIKLQDGGGFRYGLVGRTFFQSGQLNDGGQGALWEQAYGPARVVSGAAWTEVQNMVALAIQVENARFAQIVAAALA, from the coding sequence GTGTCACAGGTAGTGGCCGAGGCACGCGCGCATCTCGGTGAGCGATTGGCCGGTAGCCCATGGCAGGACTACTTTGCCGGGCTTTCTACGAACTGGTGCGCGATGTTCGCAAGCTGGCTGATTCGGGACCAGAATGGCGCCAAGTCGGCATCATCGACCGCTGTCTACGACTACTACGCTGCTCGAGGTCGAGTCGGAACAACCCCTCGCGCGGGGGCGTTGATCTTCTACTCGTATGACGGAACGCGGTACGACATCTACCACATCGGCATTGTGGAGTCCGTCAATGGCGGCGTCGCGCAAACCATCGAGGGCAACACCCCCGGCACATTGCCGTATACACAGACAACAGTGACCAGCTATTCACGCCCTTGGTCGAGCCTGGTGCTGTACGCGTACCCGGAATATTCAGATGTTGTGATCACGGAACCCCCGCTGATTGAAGGAGAGTCGGACAAAATGCAGGTAATCAAGCTTCAGGATGGTGGCGGGTTCCGTTATGGCCTCGTCGGTCGCACGTTCTTCCAGTCAGGTCAGCTGAACGACGGCGGCCAGGGAGCCCTGTGGGAGCAGGCGTACGGCCCGGCCCGGGTTGTCTCGGGTGCCGCTTGGACGGAGGTGCAGAACATGGTTGCTCTCGCAATTCAGGTCGAGAACGCGCGGTTCGCACAGATCGTGGCCGCCGCGCTGGCGTAA
- a CDS encoding tail fiber domain-containing protein: MALPALPPAEDDQVRRARDLERAGQEQAAARSAEKTTIGAGGLVVKDGGSIRVEAPGTIDLPGGAFSANSLTAATTIAAGDTISTPANVQGGGLVSTGAASIAGSMTVGGTVVAGAVSATGEVSGNHATFPGGINSVDVYNRLLTYGGGYKNQYIHIDGNQGYVPSSRQFKQDIEEWKFDPSIVSYLRVVTFRYIAAVENLGDEAEQELGLIAEELFELGYHWLVDYEVRYTEKGARVPVPFQGEVESIPFGVKYERICLILLSWAQSIELRLEAAGI, translated from the coding sequence ATGGCACTGCCAGCTCTCCCCCCTGCTGAAGACGATCAAGTCCGCCGCGCCCGCGACCTCGAGCGCGCCGGCCAGGAGCAGGCCGCCGCGCGCTCCGCCGAGAAGACGACCATCGGTGCCGGCGGTCTCGTCGTGAAAGACGGCGGGTCCATCAGGGTCGAAGCACCCGGCACCATCGATCTCCCCGGCGGCGCATTCTCCGCGAATTCGCTTACTGCGGCGACGACGATCGCTGCAGGCGACACGATCAGCACCCCCGCGAACGTCCAGGGCGGCGGTCTCGTGTCCACTGGTGCGGCGAGCATCGCGGGCAGCATGACTGTCGGCGGTACCGTCGTCGCGGGCGCAGTGTCCGCAACTGGCGAAGTCAGCGGCAACCACGCCACCTTCCCCGGCGGGATCAACTCCGTCGACGTCTACAACCGCCTCCTGACCTACGGCGGCGGCTACAAGAACCAGTACATCCACATCGATGGCAACCAGGGCTACGTCCCCTCGTCGCGGCAGTTCAAGCAAGACATCGAGGAGTGGAAGTTCGACCCGTCGATCGTCTCCTACCTCCGCGTCGTCACGTTCCGCTACATCGCCGCCGTCGAGAACCTCGGCGACGAGGCTGAGCAGGAGTTGGGCCTGATCGCGGAGGAGTTGTTCGAGCTCGGCTACCACTGGCTCGTCGACTACGAGGTCCGCTACACCGAGAAGGGCGCGCGGGTGCCCGTCCCATTCCAGGGAGAGGTGGAGTCGATCCCGTTCGGAGTGAAGTACGAGCGGATCTGCCTCATACTGCTCAGCTGGGCGCAGAGCATCGAACTACGACTCGAAGCCGCCGGGATCTAG